A genomic window from Haladaptatus caseinilyticus includes:
- the ilvN gene encoding acetolactate synthase small subunit, translating to MSGEDSTSQAGMPGPAPDERPHPDGRRNAHGVRIDPEADAEAERRTAVVSALVEHEPGVLSQVSGLFSRRQFNIESLTVGRTTVDGHARITLVVEETDHGIEQARKQLAKLPTVIQVGELDDNAVRAELVLLKVRGDEPDKVHAITEMYEGQTLDAGPRTITVQITGDQRKIDDAIDAFRQFGIIEIARTGQTALARGDTPTTPGEEPGHSTEPTDSGYETEAERGETNRSTTETN from the coding sequence ATGAGCGGAGAGGATTCGACGTCCCAAGCGGGAATGCCGGGTCCAGCACCGGACGAGCGACCACATCCCGACGGACGGCGAAACGCACACGGCGTCCGAATCGACCCCGAGGCGGACGCCGAAGCGGAGCGGCGGACGGCGGTGGTTTCCGCCCTGGTCGAGCACGAACCCGGCGTCCTCTCGCAGGTGTCCGGGCTGTTCTCCCGACGACAGTTCAACATCGAGAGCCTGACCGTCGGCCGGACGACGGTCGATGGCCACGCACGAATCACGCTCGTCGTGGAGGAAACCGACCACGGCATCGAACAAGCGCGAAAGCAGTTGGCGAAGCTTCCGACCGTCATTCAGGTGGGCGAATTGGACGACAACGCGGTTCGCGCCGAACTCGTCCTCCTGAAAGTTCGCGGCGACGAACCCGACAAGGTCCACGCCATCACCGAGATGTACGAGGGACAGACGTTGGACGCCGGGCCGCGAACCATCACGGTGCAGATCACCGGCGACCAGCGGAAGATCGACGACGCCATCGACGCCTTCCGGCAGTTCGGCATCATCGAAATCGCGCGGACCGGGCAGACCGCTCTGGCCCGCGGCGACACGCCGACGACCCCCGGCGAGGAACCGGGGCACTCGACCGAACCGACCGACAGCGGCTACGAAACCGAAGCGGAACGCGGCGAAACGAACCGATCGACGACGGAGACCAACTGA
- the ilvB gene encoding biosynthetic-type acetolactate synthase large subunit, producing MSEHAVRQVSHESEESDDDQSGERAETPEGRPNEADTSESQTGASVVVRALESAGVETLFGVQGGAIMPVYDALGKSDLRHVTMAHEQAAAHAADAYGIVAGTPGVCLATSGPGATNLVTGLADADMDSDPVVALTGQVPTNFVGNDAFQETDTTGVTAPITKANYFAGDTDTVGDTVGEAFALASEGRPGPTLVDLPKDVTLAETDAGEPTAETPEHYNPQEKPDADAVAEAARTLETADRPLILAGGGVIKGDASPELRAFATGHDIPVATSMPAVGAFPEDHDRSVGMVGMHGTGPANMAVTHCDTLLAVGCRFDDRLTGGVDSFAPEATVIHIDIDPAEISKNVHAEVPVVGDAGATLAEIGEEMNSTPSVDDWREQISDWKEEYPMTYHAPEDGPVKPQFVVEAFDAATADDAIVTTGVGQHQMWAVQFWTFTEPRTWVSSHGLGTMGYGLPAAIGARMAAADDQQVVSFEGDGSFLMTVQELSVAVRENLDITVAVLNNRYIGMVRQWQDAFFDGNRVASEYDWCPDFATLAEAFGANGFTVDHPDEVADTVEAALAYDGPSVVDFHIDPDENVYPMVASGGANGKFALSEDQL from the coding sequence GTGAGCGAGCACGCGGTTCGACAGGTCTCCCACGAATCGGAAGAGTCGGACGATGACCAGTCCGGCGAACGGGCCGAAACCCCCGAGGGCCGCCCGAACGAAGCGGATACGAGCGAATCGCAGACGGGTGCGAGCGTCGTCGTCCGCGCGCTCGAATCCGCGGGCGTCGAAACCCTCTTCGGCGTGCAGGGAGGGGCGATCATGCCGGTGTACGATGCACTCGGCAAATCCGACCTCCGCCACGTTACGATGGCACACGAGCAGGCCGCGGCACACGCCGCCGACGCCTACGGTATCGTCGCCGGAACGCCGGGTGTCTGTCTCGCCACGTCCGGTCCGGGAGCGACGAACCTCGTCACGGGACTGGCGGATGCGGACATGGACTCAGACCCGGTCGTGGCCCTGACGGGACAAGTCCCGACGAACTTCGTCGGCAACGATGCGTTCCAGGAAACCGATACAACGGGCGTCACGGCACCCATCACGAAGGCGAACTACTTCGCGGGCGATACCGACACCGTCGGCGACACGGTCGGCGAAGCGTTCGCGCTCGCCAGCGAGGGTCGGCCGGGGCCGACGCTCGTTGACCTGCCTAAAGACGTAACGCTGGCAGAAACCGATGCTGGGGAACCGACCGCCGAGACGCCGGAACACTACAACCCACAGGAAAAGCCGGACGCCGATGCCGTCGCGGAGGCGGCCCGAACGCTGGAAACCGCGGACCGGCCGTTGATTCTGGCTGGTGGCGGTGTCATCAAAGGCGATGCAAGCCCGGAACTACGGGCGTTCGCCACCGGACACGACATCCCGGTGGCAACGTCGATGCCCGCCGTGGGCGCGTTCCCCGAAGACCACGACCGGTCGGTCGGCATGGTCGGCATGCACGGAACTGGCCCCGCAAACATGGCCGTCACGCACTGCGACACCCTCCTCGCAGTCGGGTGTCGTTTCGACGACCGACTGACTGGCGGCGTCGATTCGTTCGCACCGGAAGCGACCGTCATTCACATCGATATCGACCCGGCGGAGATTTCGAAGAACGTCCACGCCGAGGTCCCTGTCGTGGGCGACGCCGGTGCCACACTCGCCGAAATCGGTGAGGAGATGAACTCCACGCCGAGCGTCGACGACTGGCGCGAGCAAATCTCCGACTGGAAAGAGGAGTATCCGATGACCTACCACGCGCCCGAGGACGGGCCGGTCAAACCCCAGTTCGTCGTCGAAGCGTTCGACGCCGCCACGGCCGACGACGCCATCGTTACGACGGGGGTCGGCCAGCACCAGATGTGGGCAGTCCAGTTCTGGACGTTCACCGAACCCAGAACGTGGGTGTCCTCACACGGTCTCGGAACGATGGGATACGGCCTACCGGCCGCGATCGGTGCGCGAATGGCCGCGGCAGACGACCAGCAGGTCGTCAGCTTCGAGGGCGATGGCTCGTTCCTGATGACGGTGCAGGAACTGTCGGTGGCTGTCAGGGAAAACCTGGACATCACCGTGGCCGTCCTGAACAACCGCTACATCGGCATGGTTCGTCAGTGGCAGGACGCGTTCTTCGACGGGAATCGCGTCGCCTCCGAGTACGATTGGTGTCCCGACTTCGCCACCCTCGCCGAAGCGTTCGGCGCGAACGGGTTCACGGTTGACCACCCCGACGAAGTGGCCGACACCGTCGAGGCCGCACTGGCGTACGACGGTCCTTCCGTCGTGGATTTCCACATCGACCCCGACGAGAACGTCTACCCGATGGTCGCGAGCGGCGGTGCCAACGGAAAATTCGCCCTGTCGGAGGATCAACTATGA